The Coffea eugenioides isolate CCC68of unplaced genomic scaffold, Ceug_1.0 ScVebR1_1761;HRSCAF=2673, whole genome shotgun sequence genome includes a region encoding these proteins:
- the LOC113755805 gene encoding codeine O-demethylase-like, giving the protein MLSPKKESSSPCTTDSTQKQVELDIDSSDLSQSKSSIQQEPVDAPESTVEDSSEKEEYSIARNRTRRDIRPPQRYANLVAYALSVAEKTDTVGEPSTYLEAVSCNDSAKWLIAMNEEIESLHQNETWVLVKTSSNKKNSWLQVGLQEKGRDTLDRYSKELKILAIKVLEQMTKALGMKLEDMTMLFQEGMQSMRMNYYPPCPQPELVMGLCRHSDTAGLTILLQVNEVEGLRIKKAGAWVPVVVPLSNAFIVNVGDILGIVTNGINKSVEHRATVNLHNERLSIATLLAPKLDGDMGPAPSLITPENPAIFRRIHMIDYLKAYFSRELDGKSFIDTMRTQIEDF; this is encoded by the exons ATGTTATCTCCTAAAAAGGAGTCTTCTAGTCCTTGTACTACTGATAGTACACAGAAGCAGGTGGAGCTTGATATTGACAGTTCCGATCTTTCTCAGTCCAAATCTTCTATTCAGCAAGAGCCAGTAGATGCACCTGAATCTACTGTTGAAGATAGTTCAGAAAAAGAGGAGTATTCCATAGCCAGAAATAGAACAAGGAGAGAcattcgaccaccacaaagatatgcaaatttagttgcatatgctttgtctGTTGCAGAAAAAACTGATACAGTTGGTGAGCCTTCCACCTATTTAGAAGCAGTTTCTTGTAATGATTCTGCAAAGTGGTTGAttgcgatgaatgaagaaattgaatctcttcATCAAAATGAAACTTGGGTTCTTGTAAAGACGTcgtcaaataaaaaaaatagttggTTGCAAGTTGGTCttcaagaaaaaggaag AGACACTCTAGATCGGTACTCAAAGGAATTGAAAATCCTTGCCATCAAGGTCCTTGAGCAAATGACAAAAGCATTAGGAATGAAGCTTGAAGATATGACAATGCTTTTTCAAGAAGGGATGCAATCAATGAGGATGAACTATTATCCTCCATGTCCCCAACCTGAGCTTGTGATGGGCCTTTGCCGCCACTCTGATACTGCTGGGCTTACCATATTACTTCAAGTCAATGAAGTGGAAGGCCTCCGAATCAAAAAGGCTGGAGCTTGGGTTCCTGTTGTTGTACCACTTTCTAATGCATTCATAGTCAATGTTGGAGACATTTTAGGG ATTGTGACAAATGGGATTAACAAGAGTGTTGAGCATCGGGCAACTGTGAATTTGCACAACGAAAGGCTTTCCATTGCGACGCTTCTCGCCCCAAAATTGGATGGTGATATGGGTCCAGCGCCAAGTCTTATCACCCCTGAAAATCCAGCAATTTTCAGAAGAATTCATATGATTGACTATTTAAAAGCGTATTTTTCCCGTGAACTAGATGGGAAATCATTCATTGACACAATGAGGACCCAAATCGAAGACTTTTAG